A genomic window from Leptospira broomii serovar Hurstbridge str. 5399 includes:
- the rfbA gene encoding glucose-1-phosphate thymidylyltransferase RfbA, which translates to MRKGVILAGGSGTRLYPVTRVVSKQLLPIYDKPMIYYPLATLMLAGIREILLITNPESIHLFKTLLGDGRQLGIKIDYAVQPNPNGIAEAFIIGEKFIGASPSVLILGDNIHFGNALSEMLERADSKKDICTIFAYPVHDPERYGVVEFNNDRRAISLEEKPSVPKSNFAVTGLYFYDNKVVEIAKSLKPSFRGELEITDINKVYLENNNLTVEVMGRGFAWLDTGTPESLLDASVFIGTIEKRQGLKVACLEEIAYRKGFITYSEVEKIIGSLKGNSYGQYLQRIITENIF; encoded by the coding sequence ATGAGAAAAGGAGTAATATTAGCCGGCGGTTCCGGAACTCGTTTATATCCGGTTACTCGAGTCGTTTCTAAGCAACTTTTACCGATCTATGATAAGCCGATGATTTATTATCCGTTGGCGACTTTGATGCTTGCGGGAATTCGGGAAATATTACTGATAACTAATCCGGAATCGATTCACTTATTTAAGACCCTTCTAGGAGACGGCAGACAGCTGGGTATAAAAATCGATTACGCCGTACAACCGAATCCGAACGGTATTGCCGAGGCTTTCATCATTGGCGAAAAATTTATCGGAGCAAGTCCATCGGTTTTGATTTTAGGCGATAATATTCATTTTGGAAATGCGCTGTCGGAAATGTTAGAGAGGGCTGATTCAAAAAAGGATATTTGTACGATTTTTGCCTACCCGGTTCATGATCCGGAAAGATACGGAGTGGTTGAATTTAATAACGATAGACGAGCCATTTCATTAGAAGAAAAGCCGTCGGTTCCTAAATCAAATTTTGCGGTAACTGGACTTTATTTTTACGATAACAAGGTCGTAGAGATAGCGAAATCTTTAAAACCTTCGTTTCGTGGAGAACTGGAAATTACTGATATTAATAAAGTTTATTTAGAGAATAACAATTTAACAGTCGAAGTTATGGGAAGAGGATTTGCCTGGTTAGACACAGGAACTCCGGAATCTTTGCTTGATGCCTCTGTATTTATTGGCACGATTGAAAAACGACAGGGACTTAAAGTAGCCTGCTTGGAAGAGATTGCATATCGAAAGGGCTTCATCACTTATTCGGAAGTGGAAAAAATAATCGGAAGCTTAAAAGGGAATTCATACGGTCAATACTTGCAACGGATAATTACCGAGAATATCTTTTAA
- the glf gene encoding UDP-galactopyranose mutase — protein sequence MHQTGDVNSRKILIVGAGFSGAVVAHELSESLAPRPQITVLDQRSHIAGNCNTYRDPSTGVMLHEYGPHIFHTDDLDTWEYVNSFVRFRPFINRVKGVHQGTVYSLPVNLHTINQLFGTQLGPEDAKKFLKTQAASDIDEPANFEEQALKFLGEKIYKAFFYGYTRKQWGCDPKELPASILKRLPVRFNYDDNYYADPYQGIPEEGYTEIVRKMLNHSNIRVELERKFLPERDLAGFDHVFYTGPIDEFFSFRHGRLGYRTVTFERNEGEGDYQGNAVLNYCDVEVPWTRIHEHKHFAPWEVHERTVWFKEFSKETSPNDIPYYPKRLNEDMEKFAKYEAEAAQQTKVTFLGRLATYRYMDMHHVIKEARAVAKEFIGKAK from the coding sequence TTGCACCAGACAGGTGACGTAAACTCTCGTAAGATCCTAATCGTAGGCGCCGGTTTTTCCGGTGCAGTAGTCGCTCATGAACTATCCGAAAGTCTAGCTCCTAGGCCTCAGATAACCGTGTTAGACCAGCGCTCCCATATTGCAGGGAACTGTAATACTTATCGAGATCCATCGACTGGAGTTATGCTCCACGAGTATGGCCCTCATATTTTCCATACGGATGACCTGGATACTTGGGAATATGTGAACTCCTTTGTTCGATTCAGACCCTTCATCAATAGGGTTAAAGGTGTTCATCAAGGCACGGTATATTCGTTACCGGTAAATCTTCATACGATCAATCAACTTTTCGGAACTCAGTTAGGACCCGAAGACGCGAAGAAATTCCTCAAGACTCAAGCCGCGTCCGATATCGATGAACCTGCGAATTTCGAGGAACAGGCTTTGAAATTTCTAGGAGAGAAAATATATAAAGCCTTCTTTTACGGCTATACGCGGAAACAATGGGGCTGCGATCCTAAGGAACTCCCCGCGTCGATTCTGAAACGGTTGCCCGTTCGATTTAATTACGACGATAACTACTATGCGGATCCGTATCAAGGCATTCCGGAAGAAGGCTATACTGAAATCGTTCGCAAGATGTTGAATCATTCGAATATACGTGTGGAGTTGGAAAGAAAGTTTTTACCGGAACGAGATTTGGCCGGCTTTGATCATGTTTTTTATACGGGGCCGATTGACGAGTTTTTCTCCTTTCGTCACGGCCGACTAGGCTATAGAACGGTGACTTTCGAGCGCAATGAAGGTGAAGGCGATTACCAAGGTAATGCGGTATTAAATTATTGCGATGTCGAGGTTCCTTGGACGCGAATTCACGAGCATAAACATTTCGCTCCATGGGAAGTTCATGAACGGACCGTCTGGTTCAAAGAATTCAGTAAGGAGACTTCGCCTAATGATATTCCTTATTATCCTAAGAGATTAAACGAAGATATGGAAAAATTCGCTAAATATGAAGCGGAAGCGGCGCAGCAAACCAAGGTCACTTTTTTAGGTAGATTAGCCACATATAGATATATGGATATGCATCACGTGATTAAAGAGGCAAGGGCGGTCGCGAAAGAATTTATCGGGAAAGCGAAATAA
- a CDS encoding glycosyltransferase, which translates to MHEVQRFVAPILKGSEFLFFETSSDISSVSSASKNANSTISLSARESLSFASYFNAIFPRHLIQIYGSGKYYFECLIEGKGNLRIEFRFRNDHRLTFFSKDINNSDGQVLIKVELEINSESPEIIYPILMAGGNLKFSDGKLKKASPALRSGKLAVCICTYKREEFLFNNLKAWLADSGVADRIAVFISDNAGTILPSQMPAGLENHLFLNPNYGGSGGFARAFLEAKDIGNYDYFVFCDDDAVIHPESFFRLISILDSSEKPEKLLLSGAMLDLKRPKEVVEAGAKFHINDSRITSYYAGIDLSRPKNLESYAIADIGNVKNYSGFFFTGFGAKRVESAELYPPFFIRGDDIAFGLTRSLSGWKVLSYPGIAVWHEPFYAKVNPWVEYYNYRNYGILHFALNKGGPWALIKVYTVRFFTYLFTFQYETLKAAIDGVQDILAGPALLNGLDMEAKHLEIIRKYSPETIMKGGPLLKRNRAMQIIFNSVLLPFSLISINLISFPFFSSRMNRSRGVASAVFNSSGSSLLFDFDERRPEVYVRTRSAGKTFRLALSALRIIFEIIIHHRRLSLLWSREFSGLSSESFWRQKLAPDR; encoded by the coding sequence ATGCATGAGGTTCAGAGGTTTGTCGCTCCTATTTTAAAAGGATCTGAATTTCTTTTTTTTGAGACTTCTTCCGATATAAGTAGTGTTTCTTCAGCTTCGAAAAATGCTAATTCGACAATAAGTCTTTCGGCAAGGGAATCTCTTTCCTTCGCTTCTTATTTTAACGCGATTTTTCCAAGGCATCTGATTCAAATTTACGGTAGCGGGAAATACTATTTTGAATGTTTAATAGAGGGCAAAGGTAATCTTCGCATCGAATTTCGGTTTCGAAATGACCACAGGCTCACTTTCTTTTCGAAAGATATAAACAATTCGGACGGTCAGGTTTTAATAAAAGTCGAATTAGAAATTAATTCCGAATCACCGGAGATTATCTATCCGATACTGATGGCCGGAGGTAATTTAAAATTTTCCGATGGAAAGTTAAAAAAAGCATCACCTGCACTTAGATCCGGGAAATTAGCGGTTTGTATTTGTACTTACAAACGAGAAGAATTTCTATTCAATAATCTGAAAGCCTGGCTGGCAGATTCTGGCGTTGCGGATAGAATTGCAGTTTTTATTTCGGATAATGCCGGAACTATTCTGCCTTCTCAAATGCCGGCAGGTTTGGAGAACCATCTATTTCTTAATCCTAATTACGGCGGTTCAGGCGGTTTTGCCCGAGCCTTTCTTGAAGCGAAGGATATTGGAAATTATGATTACTTCGTATTTTGCGACGACGATGCAGTTATCCATCCAGAATCTTTTTTTAGATTGATTTCAATTCTTGATTCATCGGAAAAACCGGAGAAATTGCTGCTATCAGGAGCGATGCTCGATTTAAAAAGACCGAAGGAAGTTGTAGAGGCGGGCGCGAAATTCCACATTAATGATTCTCGGATCACATCCTATTATGCAGGGATCGATTTGAGTCGACCGAAAAATTTGGAATCTTACGCGATAGCCGATATCGGGAATGTGAAGAATTACTCGGGCTTTTTTTTTACAGGATTTGGCGCGAAGAGGGTTGAGTCGGCTGAATTATATCCGCCTTTCTTTATTAGAGGCGATGACATAGCGTTCGGGCTGACTCGCTCACTATCCGGATGGAAGGTCCTGTCTTATCCGGGCATTGCTGTTTGGCACGAGCCATTTTATGCAAAAGTTAATCCGTGGGTAGAATATTATAATTATAGAAATTACGGAATTTTGCACTTTGCTTTGAATAAAGGGGGACCCTGGGCATTAATCAAAGTTTATACTGTTCGTTTTTTTACTTATCTATTCACATTCCAATATGAGACGCTGAAAGCGGCTATTGACGGGGTACAAGATATTTTAGCGGGTCCGGCCTTATTGAACGGGTTGGACATGGAAGCTAAACATCTTGAGATCATTAGAAAATATTCTCCCGAAACTATTATGAAGGGAGGGCCGTTACTAAAACGAAACAGAGCAATGCAAATTATATTTAATTCGGTATTATTACCGTTTTCTTTAATTAGCATCAATTTAATTTCTTTCCCTTTTTTTTCCTCTCGCATGAATCGGTCGCGAGGAGTCGCTAGCGCCGTATTTAACTCCTCCGGAAGCTCCTTGCTTTTTGATTTTGACGAACGACGCCCGGAAGTCTACGTAAGAACCAGGAGCGCTGGAAAAACTTTTCGCCTTGCACTATCCGCTTTGCGGATAATATTTGAAATTATTATTCACCATCGCCGTTTATCTTTGCTTTGGAGTAGAGAATTTAGCGGACTAAGTTCTGAATCTTTTTGGAGACAAAAGCTTGCACCAGACAGGTGA
- the rfbB gene encoding dTDP-glucose 4,6-dehydratase: MERIIVTGGAGFIGSNLVGNILKNATNCEVVVLDKLSYSGNLNNLSDWFSNKRFSFQKIDISNIVEVESFCAESDFDAIIHLAAESHVDRSIASPGDFIHTNIVGTFNLLESVKRKIIASQKKIRFIHVSTDEVFGSLSESDPSFTENSSYKPNSPYSASKAASDHLVRSYFHTYHMDVVTTNCSNNFGPFQFPEKLIPVIIINCLQWKQIPVYGNGNNIRDWLYVEDHCDALRLVLEKGRSGESYNIGSRNECRNLDIVTSICQIMDRLVPQQVSYKSLIHFVQDRPGHDYRYSIDPNKIEMELGWKPKFTFDIALEETVKWYITNEAWWKDIITGKNSDRMEFLRRKDLLT; this comes from the coding sequence ATGGAAAGAATTATAGTAACCGGTGGTGCAGGTTTCATCGGATCCAATTTGGTGGGTAATATTTTGAAGAATGCGACCAATTGCGAAGTCGTAGTATTGGATAAATTGTCATACTCAGGTAATTTGAATAATTTGTCGGATTGGTTTTCCAATAAGAGATTTTCCTTTCAAAAAATCGATATTTCTAATATAGTTGAAGTCGAATCTTTTTGTGCTGAAAGCGATTTCGATGCAATTATTCATCTAGCGGCGGAAAGCCATGTTGATCGTTCCATCGCGTCCCCCGGTGATTTTATACATACAAACATCGTCGGAACATTCAATCTTCTTGAATCAGTTAAAAGAAAAATTATAGCGAGCCAAAAGAAGATCCGTTTCATTCACGTTTCGACAGACGAAGTCTTTGGCTCCTTATCCGAATCGGATCCGTCATTTACTGAAAATTCCAGTTATAAACCCAATTCGCCTTATTCAGCATCCAAGGCGGCTTCCGATCATTTGGTAAGGTCTTATTTCCATACATATCACATGGATGTTGTAACGACCAACTGTTCGAATAATTTTGGACCCTTCCAATTTCCGGAAAAACTGATACCGGTTATAATTATAAATTGTTTGCAATGGAAGCAAATTCCAGTGTATGGAAACGGCAATAATATTCGCGATTGGTTATATGTTGAAGATCATTGCGATGCTCTTCGCCTAGTATTAGAAAAGGGTAGAAGTGGAGAAAGTTATAATATAGGCAGTCGGAACGAGTGTAGAAATCTCGATATCGTTACTTCGATCTGTCAAATAATGGATCGACTCGTTCCTCAACAAGTATCCTATAAATCGCTGATTCATTTCGTACAGGATCGACCTGGGCACGACTATCGCTATTCAATCGATCCGAATAAAATTGAAATGGAGTTGGGTTGGAAACCGAAGTTCACATTCGATATTGCGCTCGAAGAAACGGTCAAGTGGTATATAACGAATGAAGCTTGGTGGAAGGATATAATTACCGGAAAAAACAGCGACAGGATGGAATTTTTGCGAAGGAAAGATCTTTTAACATGA
- a CDS encoding glycosyltransferase family 4 protein — translation MLKVLFDHQIFSLQKHGGISRYFSNLIQGFRRDLSFGIEAKLSLEFSSNEYIRETWNPKFYNNFFPHDFRIPGKRRLLRYANLPFSLASLMSVEFDVFHPTYYFPYFLPFLRDKPFVLTVYDLIHEKYPDDFKDDRTTYYKPTLIEKAARIIAISECTKRDLLKIYKIPEEKIETILLSIDQKEKFLKREPVFLPEGKFILFVGGRGTYKNFQFLLDYLPTFFKENPGSFLFCAGGGRFNRIEIEKIRKANMEARIIQMDVDDAQLRYLYQNAHLFIFPSLYEGFGLPVLESMANGCVPLLANRSSLPEVGGDAAFYFDPESGASFLESLEEAWKDGSKRSRILRLGNARVLDFSLEKTIAGTANVYRKVALSKTY, via the coding sequence ATGCTGAAAGTCCTTTTTGATCATCAGATTTTTTCCCTTCAGAAGCATGGAGGTATTTCTAGATATTTTAGCAATTTGATACAAGGGTTTCGAAGGGATTTATCTTTTGGAATAGAGGCTAAATTAAGCCTCGAATTCAGCTCCAATGAATACATCCGCGAAACATGGAATCCTAAATTCTATAATAATTTTTTTCCTCATGACTTTCGAATCCCAGGTAAGCGACGTTTGCTTCGTTATGCGAATCTTCCGTTTTCGCTCGCGAGTCTAATGTCTGTCGAATTCGACGTATTTCATCCCACCTACTACTTTCCTTACTTTTTGCCTTTTTTAAGGGATAAACCTTTCGTTTTAACGGTTTATGATTTAATTCACGAAAAATATCCGGATGATTTTAAGGACGACCGAACTACCTATTATAAACCGACATTAATCGAAAAGGCCGCTCGTATTATCGCTATTTCCGAATGTACTAAAAGGGACCTGCTAAAGATATATAAAATCCCGGAAGAGAAAATCGAAACGATACTCTTGTCGATCGATCAGAAAGAAAAATTCTTAAAACGGGAACCAGTATTCTTGCCCGAGGGAAAATTTATTTTATTTGTCGGAGGGCGGGGGACATATAAAAATTTTCAATTCCTTTTGGATTACCTTCCAACTTTCTTTAAAGAGAATCCGGGCAGCTTTCTATTTTGTGCCGGCGGCGGAAGATTTAATCGGATCGAGATAGAGAAAATTCGGAAAGCGAATATGGAAGCGAGAATCATTCAAATGGATGTGGATGACGCGCAGCTTCGGTACTTATATCAAAATGCACATCTTTTTATTTTTCCTTCGTTATATGAGGGATTTGGATTACCGGTTCTTGAATCGATGGCAAACGGTTGCGTTCCTCTCTTGGCAAACCGTAGTAGCTTGCCTGAAGTAGGGGGAGATGCCGCTTTTTATTTTGACCCTGAGTCGGGCGCTTCCTTTCTCGAATCTCTGGAGGAGGCATGGAAAGATGGCTCAAAGCGAAGCAGAATTTTACGATTGGGTAATGCAAGAGTCTTGGATTTTTCTTTGGAGAAAACGATTGCCGGAACTGCAAACGTTTATAGAAAAGTCGCGCTCAGTAAAACTTACTGA
- a CDS encoding alpha-1,2-fucosyltransferase yields the protein MDFVPSYPANLKDSPLLRSKNWKRYPFYLKVISALQLKICLFPLTIAENLHFFEYSDAADSGPNVQNFHGKTFYLDSEIFLKKTLKSKILLMSGWRYRIGEFDNSPMMREEILAFLALKDEVVGTVVNRIKILRGQFDKIIAVHHRRKDYREWLNGKFFFEIGDIKQKMTEVSEALKEAGFQKILFIIFSDEKGEGYSIPSAKTQISNGSMAEDLYFMSQCDLIIGPPSTFSGWASYSGRVPIFHIFSLAEKVRLESFRIIETWNGVEVPLISGEKFIL from the coding sequence GTGGATTTTGTCCCGAGTTACCCTGCTAATTTAAAGGATTCGCCTCTTCTTCGATCGAAAAATTGGAAGCGGTATCCTTTTTATCTGAAAGTAATTTCCGCATTGCAATTGAAGATTTGTTTGTTTCCACTTACGATTGCCGAGAACTTGCATTTTTTCGAATATTCCGATGCGGCGGACTCGGGACCAAATGTGCAGAATTTTCATGGCAAGACGTTTTATCTTGATTCGGAAATTTTTTTAAAAAAGACGCTTAAATCTAAGATTTTACTGATGTCCGGTTGGCGCTATCGTATCGGGGAGTTCGATAATAGTCCTATGATGAGGGAAGAGATATTAGCGTTTCTCGCCCTGAAGGACGAAGTGGTTGGTACGGTTGTTAATAGAATTAAGATCCTTCGAGGTCAATTTGACAAAATTATCGCGGTACATCATAGAAGAAAGGATTACCGAGAATGGTTGAATGGAAAATTTTTTTTTGAAATAGGCGATATTAAACAGAAAATGACCGAAGTAAGCGAGGCTTTGAAGGAAGCCGGATTTCAGAAAATTCTATTTATTATTTTTTCCGATGAAAAAGGTGAAGGGTATTCGATTCCTTCCGCAAAGACTCAAATTTCAAACGGGAGCATGGCGGAGGATTTATATTTCATGTCGCAGTGCGACTTGATTATCGGACCGCCTAGTACTTTTTCAGGTTGGGCTTCCTATTCCGGAAGAGTGCCAATTTTCCATATATTTTCATTAGCGGAGAAAGTCCGCTTGGAATCGTTCAGGATAATCGAGACTTGGAATGGGGTCGAAGTTCCTTTAATTTCCGGCGAGAAATTTATTCTTTAA